In bacterium YEK0313, one genomic interval encodes:
- the proP_4 gene encoding Proline/betaine transporter — MTAQPRTVQPVPAPHDSEIAMSSATRRRQLMAASIGNVLEYYDFVVYAFLASTIATKFFPSESEVAALLASFAAFGVGFLARPLGGAVIGRIGDKRGRKVALLITIFGMAVGTVGIGILPSFETIGIVAPILLVAMRLIQGLAAGGEWGGATAFIIESAPQGRRGLFGGIGQASIASASLLGSLVVAIVAGLVTAQQMNDWAWRIPFLLGGLLVPVGFYMRRNIEETPAFTAAQQAPKPESHDLGSPLALMAKAFGFTIIWTVSYYIMLNYMPTFLTKHAGVSQSQALWGNAVALVILVLATPLFGALSDRIGRKPLLLACCVAFVVLPYPLFQVILSGSSFVTIVAIQIVFNLFIAAFSGAGPAALSELFPTHSRTTLMSIGYSVSVAIFGGFAPFIATWLIGATGSPISPTYYLILAGIVSAIVISGFRETAHERLR; from the coding sequence ATGACCGCGCAGCCCAGGACCGTGCAGCCCGTACCGGCGCCCCATGACAGCGAAATCGCCATGTCGTCGGCCACCCGCCGCCGGCAATTGATGGCCGCCTCGATCGGCAACGTGCTCGAATATTACGACTTCGTCGTCTACGCCTTCCTCGCCTCGACGATCGCCACCAAGTTCTTCCCGAGCGAGAGCGAGGTCGCGGCCCTGCTCGCCTCCTTCGCCGCCTTCGGCGTCGGCTTTCTCGCCCGCCCGCTCGGCGGCGCGGTGATCGGCCGGATCGGCGACAAGCGCGGCCGCAAGGTCGCCCTGCTCATCACCATTTTCGGCATGGCCGTCGGCACGGTGGGCATCGGCATCCTGCCCTCGTTCGAAACGATCGGCATCGTGGCCCCCATCCTGCTGGTCGCGATGCGCCTGATCCAGGGCCTTGCCGCCGGCGGCGAATGGGGCGGCGCCACCGCCTTCATCATCGAATCCGCGCCGCAGGGCCGCCGCGGCCTGTTCGGCGGCATCGGCCAGGCGTCGATCGCCAGCGCTAGCCTGCTCGGCAGCCTGGTCGTGGCCATCGTCGCCGGGCTCGTCACCGCCCAGCAGATGAACGACTGGGCCTGGCGCATTCCCTTCCTGCTCGGCGGCCTCCTGGTCCCGGTCGGCTTCTACATGCGTCGCAATATCGAGGAGACGCCGGCCTTCACCGCCGCGCAGCAGGCGCCGAAGCCCGAGAGCCACGATCTCGGCAGCCCGCTCGCCCTGATGGCCAAGGCCTTTGGCTTCACCATCATCTGGACGGTCTCCTACTACATCATGCTCAACTACATGCCGACCTTCCTGACCAAACATGCCGGGGTCAGCCAGAGCCAGGCGCTGTGGGGCAACGCCGTCGCGCTCGTCATCCTCGTGCTCGCGACGCCGCTGTTCGGCGCGCTCTCGGACCGGATCGGCCGCAAGCCGCTGCTGCTTGCCTGCTGCGTCGCCTTCGTGGTGCTGCCCTATCCGCTGTTCCAGGTGATCCTGTCGGGCTCGTCCTTCGTGACGATCGTGGCGATCCAGATCGTCTTCAACCTGTTCATCGCCGCCTTCTCGGGCGCCGGGCCGGCCGCGCTCTCCGAGCTGTTCCCGACCCACTCGCGCACCACGCTCATGTCGATCGGCTACAGCGTGTCGGTCGCCATTTTCGGCGGTTTCGCGCCGTTCATCGCCACCTGGCTGATCGGCGCCACCGGTTCGCCGATCTCGCCGACCTATTATCTCATCCTCGCGGGCATCGTCTCGGCCATCGTCATCTCGGGCTTCCGCGAGACGGCGCACGAGCGCCTGCGCTGA
- the yiaJ gene encoding HTH-type transcriptional regulator YiaJ, with protein sequence MTATVRSAARVLDLLEHLAGHADGASLSEASEALGLPKSSTLMLLRTLLARGYVSRDAADRYRLNETFRTHGFGWGGHHHARLIALAEPVMERLCETVGETVLLGAAEAGAVKILAKAVARQTIRYDVDLAVPSPFYCTAMGRVLVAFSPPAQREAMLTASPRIKLTPATVTRLETLRTIVDGVRESRIAIVEEEYALGGTGIAAPIFGPDGAIFATLDIGCVTPRFQVKRAAILTALAEAAEALTRNLAMQDGV encoded by the coding sequence ATGACCGCCACCGTCCGCTCCGCGGCCCGCGTCCTGGACCTGCTCGAACATCTGGCCGGGCATGCCGACGGCGCTTCGCTGAGCGAGGCCTCGGAGGCGCTCGGACTGCCGAAGAGCAGCACCCTGATGCTGCTGCGCACGCTGCTCGCCCGCGGCTATGTCTCGCGCGACGCGGCGGATCGCTATCGTCTCAACGAGACCTTCCGGACCCATGGCTTCGGCTGGGGCGGCCACCACCATGCCCGCCTGATCGCCCTCGCCGAGCCGGTCATGGAGCGGCTCTGCGAGACCGTCGGCGAAACCGTCCTGCTCGGCGCCGCCGAAGCGGGCGCGGTCAAGATCCTCGCCAAGGCGGTCGCCCGGCAGACCATCCGCTACGACGTCGACCTTGCGGTGCCCTCGCCCTTCTACTGCACCGCGATGGGCCGCGTGCTCGTCGCCTTTTCGCCTCCGGCGCAGCGCGAGGCGATGCTGACCGCCTCGCCGCGGATCAAGCTGACGCCGGCGACGGTGACGCGCCTGGAGACGCTGCGCACGATCGTCGACGGAGTCCGCGAGAGCCGCATCGCCATCGTCGAAGAGGAATATGCGCTCGGCGGCACAGGCATCGCCGCGCCCATTTTCGGGCCCGACGGCGCGATCTTCGCGACCCTCGACATCGGCTGCGTCACACCGCGTTTCCAAGTCAAGCGCGCCGCCATTCTCACCGCTCTCGCCGAGGCTGCCGAAGCCCTTACCCGGAACCTCGCCATGCAGGATGGCGTCTGA
- the kce_3 gene encoding 3-keto-5-aminohexanoate cleavage enzyme — protein MAKSKKVIITCAITGSIHTPSMSPHLPVTGQEIADAAIGAAKAGAAIVHLHARDPKDGRPDQSLEAYAPFLKVIKQSSNCVVNITTGGAMTMTVEERVKPAATYAPEVASLNMGTMNFGLYPMLERFKDFKHDWERAYLEGSRAGMFKNTLADIEYILTTCANNGTRFEVECYDIGHLYTLRHFADRGIIKPPFFIQSVFGILGGIGPHYEDVVMMKRTADRLFGDQYHWSVLGAGRNQMPIAAMSLAMGGNVRVGLEDSLWIGPGKLAESNAAQVTKVRQIIEGLGLEVADADEAREILALKGGDKVNF, from the coding sequence ATGGCGAAGTCCAAAAAAGTCATCATCACCTGCGCCATCACCGGCTCGATCCACACCCCCAGCATGTCCCCCCACCTGCCGGTGACGGGCCAGGAGATCGCCGACGCGGCGATCGGCGCGGCCAAGGCCGGCGCGGCGATCGTGCACCTGCATGCGCGCGACCCGAAGGACGGCCGGCCGGACCAGAGCCTGGAGGCCTATGCGCCGTTCCTGAAGGTGATCAAGCAGTCGTCGAACTGCGTCGTGAACATCACCACCGGCGGCGCCATGACCATGACGGTGGAAGAGCGCGTCAAGCCGGCGGCGACCTATGCGCCGGAGGTCGCCAGCCTCAATATGGGCACGATGAACTTCGGCCTCTATCCGATGCTGGAACGCTTCAAGGACTTCAAGCACGACTGGGAGCGCGCCTATCTGGAAGGCTCGCGCGCCGGCATGTTTAAGAACACGCTGGCCGACATCGAATATATCCTGACGACCTGCGCCAATAACGGCACCCGCTTCGAGGTCGAGTGCTACGATATCGGCCACCTCTACACGCTGCGCCACTTCGCCGACCGAGGCATCATCAAGCCGCCGTTCTTCATCCAGTCGGTGTTCGGCATTCTCGGCGGCATCGGGCCGCATTACGAGGACGTCGTCATGATGAAGCGCACCGCCGACCGGCTGTTCGGCGACCAGTATCACTGGTCGGTGCTGGGCGCCGGCCGCAACCAGATGCCGATCGCGGCCATGTCGCTCGCCATGGGCGGCAATGTGCGCGTCGGCCTCGAGGACTCGCTCTGGATCGGTCCCGGCAAGCTCGCCGAGTCCAATGCCGCACAGGTCACCAAGGTGCGCCAGATCATCGAAGGCCTGGGCCTGGAAGTGGCCGACGCCGACGAGGCCCGCGAGATCCTGGCGCTGAAGGGCGGCGACAAGGTCAATTTCTGA
- the lcdH_1 gene encoding L-carnitine dehydrogenase codes for MPKVAIVGSGLIGRAWATVFASHGWTTALHDPAPGAAKAARSHIARNLKELAALDLVKDAAASAANLVVARSLEEALAGVAFVQENGPETVAAKKEIHAAIDRLAPADAIVASSTSVLVSSLWAKDLKHRARVLVGHPVNPPHLVPIVELCPAPWTDPKVVEKARRIYEKVGQVPITVRKEIDGFVLNRLQAVLLAEAYQLVGDGVVSPEDLDKTIRDGLGLRWSFMGPFETIELNAPAGIADYNSRYAENLGRLTGRDAFSKRNAKAIMAEWAGEQSPERIARLSRWRDGRLAALKAHKRAAKKKPA; via the coding sequence ATGCCGAAAGTCGCCATCGTCGGTTCGGGCCTGATCGGCCGGGCCTGGGCCACCGTCTTTGCCAGCCATGGCTGGACGACTGCCCTCCATGACCCTGCTCCCGGCGCGGCCAAGGCGGCGCGCAGCCACATCGCCCGCAACCTGAAGGAGCTGGCGGCCCTCGATCTCGTCAAGGATGCCGCGGCTTCCGCCGCCAACCTGGTCGTCGCCAGGAGCCTCGAGGAAGCGCTGGCGGGCGTCGCCTTTGTGCAGGAGAACGGCCCGGAGACCGTGGCCGCCAAGAAGGAGATCCACGCCGCCATCGACCGGCTCGCGCCGGCTGACGCGATCGTCGCCTCCTCGACCTCGGTGCTGGTCTCCTCGCTCTGGGCGAAAGACCTGAAGCACCGCGCCCGGGTGCTGGTCGGCCATCCCGTCAACCCGCCGCACCTGGTGCCGATCGTCGAGCTGTGCCCGGCGCCCTGGACCGATCCGAAAGTGGTCGAAAAGGCGCGCCGGATCTACGAAAAGGTCGGCCAGGTGCCGATCACCGTGCGCAAGGAGATCGACGGCTTCGTGCTGAACCGGCTGCAGGCCGTGCTGCTGGCGGAGGCCTATCAGCTCGTCGGCGACGGCGTGGTGAGCCCGGAGGACCTCGACAAGACGATCCGCGACGGGCTCGGCCTGCGCTGGTCCTTCATGGGGCCGTTCGAGACGATCGAGCTCAACGCGCCCGCCGGCATTGCCGACTACAACAGCCGCTATGCGGAAAATCTGGGGCGGCTCACCGGCCGCGACGCCTTTTCCAAACGCAACGCAAAGGCCATCATGGCCGAATGGGCCGGTGAGCAGTCGCCCGAGCGGATTGCGCGCCTGTCGCGCTGGCGCGACGGACGGCTCGCCGCCCTCAAGGCACATAAGCGTGCCGCCAAGAAAAAACCGGCCTGA